In one Modestobacter sp. L9-4 genomic region, the following are encoded:
- a CDS encoding phosphoribosyltransferase domain-containing protein, producing the protein MTVWSGQWTADRLDARLTTTAGVGGLVAEDLVGMALRRNPRRAHLLVSRVLGKHVPTDPRLVHGAGRLLGALVADRLTGTPGGLAEEGGALVAAALRGDPTASSRLLAALDAQLPATTADALVLGYAETATGLGHSVADQLRAPYLHSTRRPVPGVAAVGAFEESHSHATSHLLLPEDPALLAGPRPLVLVDDELSTGATVMDTVRAVQAVAPRSRYLVAALVDLRSAADRAALAGFAERTGVQIEVVALVSGAIALPADALARGAALVEQHGRPAVEAGSAAAEVRSVTGWPAGVRDGGRHGFPDSERPAFDAAVAAVAAQLRPGLPAGAGERLLVLGTEELMYLPTRLAAELAGLLAGDGVEVVFSSTTRSPVVPVDEPGCAIRTALTFPASDDPADGPGPRFAYNVAPPAGAAPFDAVLLVLDDASTGRDGDLRAQLAAVSAGPVTVLTVPGSRPGAR; encoded by the coding sequence GTGACGGTCTGGAGCGGGCAGTGGACCGCCGACCGCCTCGACGCCCGGCTGACCACCACCGCCGGGGTGGGCGGCCTGGTCGCCGAGGACCTCGTCGGGATGGCGCTGCGCCGCAACCCGCGCCGCGCGCACCTGCTGGTCAGCCGGGTGCTGGGCAAGCACGTGCCCACCGACCCGCGGCTGGTGCACGGCGCCGGCCGGCTGCTCGGCGCCCTGGTCGCCGACCGGCTCACCGGGACCCCCGGCGGCCTGGCCGAGGAGGGTGGCGCGCTGGTCGCCGCGGCGCTGCGCGGGGACCCCACGGCGTCGTCCCGGCTGCTGGCCGCCCTCGACGCGCAGCTGCCGGCCACGACCGCGGACGCGCTGGTGCTCGGCTACGCCGAGACCGCCACCGGGCTCGGGCACTCCGTCGCCGACCAGCTGCGCGCGCCCTACCTGCACTCCACCCGCCGTCCGGTGCCCGGGGTGGCAGCGGTGGGCGCCTTCGAGGAGTCGCACTCGCACGCCACCAGCCACCTGCTGCTGCCCGAGGACCCTGCACTGCTGGCCGGGCCGCGGCCGCTGGTGCTGGTCGACGACGAGCTGTCCACCGGCGCGACCGTCATGGACACGGTCCGCGCCGTGCAGGCGGTCGCCCCCCGGTCGCGGTACCTGGTCGCCGCGCTGGTCGACCTGCGGTCGGCCGCCGACCGCGCCGCGCTGGCCGGGTTCGCCGAGCGCACCGGCGTGCAGATCGAGGTGGTCGCCCTGGTCAGTGGTGCGATCGCGCTGCCCGCCGACGCCCTGGCCCGGGGCGCGGCCCTGGTCGAGCAGCACGGCCGGCCGGCGGTCGAGGCCGGCTCGGCCGCGGCGGAGGTGCGCTCGGTGACCGGCTGGCCCGCCGGCGTCCGGGACGGCGGCCGGCACGGCTTCCCCGACTCCGAGCGGCCCGCCTTCGACGCCGCGGTGGCCGCCGTCGCCGCGCAGCTGCGGCCCGGCCTGCCGGCAGGAGCGGGGGAGCGACTGCTGGTGCTGGGCACCGAGGAGCTGATGTACCTGCCCACCCGGCTCGCCGCCGAGCTCGCCGGGCTGCTGGCCGGCGACGGCGTCGAGGTCGTGTTCTCCAGCACCACCCGCTCGCCGGTCGTCCCGGTCGACGAGCCCGGCTGCGCGATCCGCACGGCGCTGACCTTCCCCGCCTCCGACGACCCCGCCGACGGGCCCGGCCCGCGGTTCGCCTACAACGTCGCCCCGCCCGCCGGCGCCGCACCGTTCGACGCGGTGCTGCTCGTGCTCGACGACGCGAGCACCGGCCGGGACGGCGACCTGCGCGCCCAGCTGGCCGCGGTCAGCGCGGGGCCGGTCACGGTGCTCACCGTCCCCGGTTCCCGCCCGGGCGCCCGGTGA
- a CDS encoding HpcH/HpaI aldolase/citrate lyase family protein, with amino-acid sequence MRHFDNLTGADEARLFALPPQPFTAADDPAVLGLALGATLYSPATRPALAADLARNRAAGVLSAVLCLEDAIADADVPAAEQNVVAQLRRHAATAPDGPLVFIRVRSPEQVPALVAELGEDVGVLTGFVLPKFTARTGPAFLAEVVAASERTGRLLRVMPVLESPEIAHTETRAAALLGIRDLLAAHRQHVLAVRIGATDLSATYGLRRSRELTVYDVRVLADAIADIVNVLGRADGTGHVITGAVWEYFSSPERLFKPQLRQTPFDEHQERALRTELIRRDLDGLIREVVLDRANGLSGKTVIHPSHVAAVHALSVVTHEEHSDALAVLGTGGAGGAAASAFRNKMNESKPHTAWALRTLQRAAVFGVAHPTTSFVDLLGAAL; translated from the coding sequence ATGCGCCACTTCGACAACCTGACCGGCGCGGACGAGGCGCGGCTGTTCGCCCTGCCGCCCCAGCCCTTCACCGCCGCCGACGACCCGGCCGTGCTCGGCCTCGCCCTCGGCGCCACGCTGTACAGCCCGGCCACCCGGCCCGCGCTGGCGGCCGACCTCGCCCGCAACCGGGCCGCCGGCGTGCTCAGCGCCGTCCTGTGCCTGGAAGACGCGATCGCCGACGCCGACGTCCCCGCCGCCGAGCAGAACGTCGTCGCCCAGCTGCGCCGGCACGCGGCCACCGCCCCCGACGGCCCGCTGGTGTTCATCCGGGTGCGGTCTCCGGAGCAGGTCCCGGCCCTGGTGGCGGAGCTGGGTGAGGACGTCGGCGTGCTCACCGGCTTCGTGCTGCCGAAGTTCACCGCGCGCACCGGCCCGGCGTTCCTGGCCGAGGTGGTCGCCGCCAGCGAGCGCACCGGCCGGCTGCTGCGGGTCATGCCGGTGCTGGAGTCGCCGGAGATCGCGCACACCGAGACGCGGGCGGCGGCGCTGCTGGGCATCCGTGACCTGCTCGCCGCCCACCGGCAGCACGTGCTCGCCGTCCGGATCGGCGCCACCGACCTGTCGGCGACCTACGGGCTGCGCCGCAGCCGGGAGCTCACCGTCTACGACGTGCGGGTGCTGGCCGACGCCATCGCCGACATCGTCAACGTCCTCGGCCGCGCCGACGGCACCGGCCACGTCATCACCGGCGCGGTCTGGGAGTACTTCTCCAGCCCCGAGCGGCTGTTCAAGCCCCAGCTGCGGCAGACCCCGTTCGACGAGCACCAGGAGCGCGCGCTGCGCACCGAGCTGATCCGCCGCGACCTCGACGGGCTGATCCGCGAGGTGGTGCTCGACCGGGCCAACGGCCTGTCTGGCAAGACGGTCATCCACCCCTCGCACGTCGCCGCGGTGCACGCGCTGTCGGTGGTCACGCACGAGGAGCACAGCGACGCGCTCGCCGTGCTGGGCACCGGTGGCGCCGGTGGGGCCGCCGCGTCGGCGTTCCGCAACAAGATGAACGAGTCCAAGCCGCACACCGCCTGGGCGCTGCGGACGCTGCAGCGGGCCGCGGTGTTCGGCGTCGCCCACCCGACGACGTCCTTCGTCGACCTGCTCGGCGCGGCCCTGTGA
- a CDS encoding TerD family protein — protein sequence MAAMSRGANVALTREIPGLTRIVVGVSWNAGAERLVQDNLVLGTVLCDADSRALSAEHFVFFNQLTSPEESVAQRETALAGDDEQVEIDLAGVPAEVNRVVVVLYLNDGTAQRRTLGQLRELTVVVRDAADSRELVRSENLATALSGETALVLGEVYRHQRDWKFRVLGAGYTSGIAGIAADYGLPL from the coding sequence ATGGCGGCGATGAGCCGCGGTGCCAACGTCGCACTGACCCGGGAGATCCCGGGACTGACCCGGATCGTCGTCGGGGTCTCCTGGAACGCCGGGGCCGAGCGGCTGGTGCAGGACAACCTGGTGCTCGGCACGGTGCTGTGCGACGCCGACAGCAGGGCGCTCTCGGCCGAGCACTTCGTGTTCTTCAACCAGCTCACCTCCCCGGAGGAGTCGGTCGCCCAGCGGGAGACCGCGCTCGCGGGCGACGACGAGCAGGTCGAGATCGACCTGGCGGGCGTCCCGGCCGAGGTCAACCGGGTCGTGGTGGTGCTCTACCTCAACGACGGGACGGCGCAGCGGCGCACGCTCGGGCAGCTGCGCGAGCTCACCGTCGTGGTGCGCGACGCAGCCGACAGCCGGGAGCTGGTGCGCTCGGAGAACCTGGCCACAGCGCTGTCGGGGGAGACCGCGCTGGTGCTCGGTGAGGTCTACCGCCACCAGCGGGACTGGAAGTTCCGGGTGCTGGGTGCGGGCTACACCAGCGGGATCGCCGGCATCGCCGCCGACTACGGCCTGCCGCTGTGA
- a CDS encoding toxic anion resistance protein, with protein sequence MSELDLSASSGTPTATPAAAPAAGALVLAPPAPVVVVAPEQAAGAVPLDDGKAVALRSRADAFVADLVSLDSKSPAFAEKVASITNMGDKEMRSSAAVSNRMLERPAAAMGKGGKVADAQTRVSNTLVDLRTTVTDLDPNRADLTGVKKVLKWIPGGDKVDRYFAKYQSAQSHLDSIIKALDSGQDELRKDNAAIETEKTNMWALMGTLREYNELAAALDGALEQRIAELEVAGRTEDANTVRSDALFPVRQRRQDIQTQLAVAVQGYMALDLIRRNNLELIRGVDRAQITTIAALRTAVIVSQALSRQKLVLDQINALNTVTSNLIESTSEQLRIQGGAINQQAASATIDVAKLQAAFDNVFATMDAVDTFRAQAVDSMAQTVQALEGQIQRAQPYLERTRRNEITGG encoded by the coding sequence GTGTCCGAACTGGACCTCAGCGCGTCGTCGGGCACCCCGACGGCCACCCCCGCCGCCGCGCCGGCGGCGGGTGCGCTGGTGCTCGCCCCGCCGGCGCCGGTCGTCGTCGTGGCCCCGGAGCAGGCCGCCGGCGCCGTCCCCCTCGACGACGGCAAGGCGGTGGCGCTGCGCAGCCGGGCCGACGCCTTCGTCGCCGACCTGGTGTCGCTGGACTCGAAGTCGCCGGCCTTCGCCGAGAAGGTCGCGTCCATCACGAACATGGGCGACAAGGAGATGCGCTCCTCCGCGGCGGTCTCCAACCGCATGCTGGAGCGCCCGGCCGCGGCGATGGGCAAGGGCGGCAAGGTCGCCGACGCCCAGACCCGGGTCTCCAACACCCTGGTCGACCTGCGCACCACCGTCACCGACCTGGACCCCAACCGGGCCGACCTGACCGGGGTCAAGAAGGTGCTCAAGTGGATCCCCGGCGGTGACAAGGTCGACCGCTACTTCGCCAAGTACCAGTCGGCGCAGTCGCACCTGGACTCCATCATCAAGGCGCTGGACTCCGGTCAGGACGAGCTGCGCAAGGACAACGCGGCCATCGAGACCGAGAAGACCAACATGTGGGCGCTGATGGGCACCCTGCGCGAGTACAACGAGCTCGCCGCCGCCCTCGACGGTGCCCTGGAGCAGCGGATCGCCGAGCTCGAGGTCGCCGGCCGCACCGAGGACGCGAACACCGTGCGCTCCGACGCGCTGTTCCCGGTGCGCCAGCGGCGGCAGGACATCCAGACCCAGCTGGCGGTCGCGGTGCAGGGCTACATGGCCCTGGACCTCATCCGGCGCAACAACCTGGAGCTCATCCGCGGGGTCGACCGGGCGCAGATCACCACGATCGCCGCGCTGCGCACCGCGGTCATCGTGTCGCAGGCGCTGAGCCGGCAGAAGCTGGTGCTCGACCAGATCAACGCGCTGAACACGGTGACGTCGAACCTGATCGAGTCCACGTCGGAGCAGCTGCGCATCCAGGGCGGGGCGATCAACCAGCAGGCGGCGTCGGCGACCATCGACGTGGCCAAGCTGCAGGCCGCCTTCGACAACGTGTTCGCCACCATGGACGCCGTCGACACCTTCCGCGCGCAGGCCGTGGACTCCATGGCGCAGACGGTGCAGGCGCTGGAGGGCCAGATCCAGCGGGCGCAGCCCTACCTGGAGCGCACCCGCCGGAACGAGATCACCGGCGGGTGA
- a CDS encoding TerD family protein translates to MSVNLSKGQKVSLSKRDGGSLTRVRMGLGWDAVKKKGFFGGGKAQSIDLDASALLLDASGNLVDQVWFRQLRSSDGSVLHTGDNRTGAGDGDDEAIQVDLSRVPASVTNVVFTVNSFTGQDFSSIANAFCRLIDETTETEIARYELTGSGSHNAQIMARVTRDGAGWSMTALGVPASGRTFRDLMPAVSSAL, encoded by the coding sequence ATGAGCGTCAACCTGAGCAAGGGCCAGAAGGTCAGCCTGTCCAAGCGGGACGGCGGCTCGCTGACCCGCGTCCGCATGGGCCTGGGCTGGGACGCGGTCAAGAAGAAGGGCTTCTTCGGCGGCGGCAAGGCCCAGTCGATCGACCTCGACGCCTCCGCGCTGCTGCTGGACGCCTCCGGCAACCTCGTCGACCAGGTCTGGTTCCGCCAGCTGCGCAGCTCCGACGGCTCGGTCCTGCACACCGGTGACAACCGCACCGGCGCCGGTGACGGCGACGACGAGGCGATCCAGGTCGACCTGTCCCGCGTGCCGGCCTCGGTCACCAACGTCGTGTTCACGGTGAACTCCTTCACCGGCCAGGACTTCTCCTCGATCGCCAACGCCTTCTGCCGGCTCATCGACGAGACCACCGAGACCGAGATCGCCCGCTACGAGCTCACCGGCTCCGGCTCGCACAACGCGCAGATCATGGCGCGGGTGACCCGCGACGGCGCCGGCTGGTCGATGACCGCGCTCGGCGTCCCGGCGTCCGGGCGCACGTTCCGCGACCTCATGCCCGCGGTCTCCAGCGCCCTGTAG
- a CDS encoding TerD family protein, translating to MGVSLAKGGNVSLTKEAPGLTAAVVGLGWDARTTSGSAFDLDASALLVNSVGRVLSDEHFVFFNNLTSPDGSVEHTGDNTTGLGDGDDEAIKVGLATVPADVDKIVFAVSIYDAETRRQSFGQVRNAYIRVVDADDGAELARYDLSEDASTETAMIFGEVYRRGTEWKFRAVGQGYTSGLAGIATEFGVNVG from the coding sequence ATGGGCGTCAGCCTCGCCAAGGGCGGCAACGTCTCGCTGACCAAGGAGGCCCCCGGCCTCACCGCCGCCGTCGTGGGCCTGGGCTGGGACGCCCGGACGACGTCGGGCTCCGCGTTCGACCTCGACGCCTCCGCGCTGCTGGTCAACAGCGTGGGCCGGGTGCTGTCGGACGAGCACTTCGTGTTCTTCAACAACCTGACCTCGCCCGACGGCTCGGTCGAGCACACCGGCGACAACACCACCGGCCTCGGGGACGGCGACGACGAGGCGATCAAGGTCGGCCTGGCCACCGTGCCCGCCGACGTCGACAAGATCGTCTTCGCGGTGTCGATCTACGACGCGGAGACCCGGCGGCAGTCCTTCGGGCAGGTGCGCAACGCCTACATCCGGGTGGTGGACGCCGACGACGGCGCGGAGCTCGCCCGCTACGACCTGTCCGAGGACGCCTCCACCGAGACGGCGATGATCTTCGGCGAGGTCTACCGGCGCGGCACGGAGTGGAAGTTCCGCGCGGTCGGGCAGGGCTACACCTCCGGGCTCGCCGGCATCGCCACGGAGTTCGGCGTCAACGTCGGATGA
- a CDS encoding TerD family protein, translating into MAVSLSKGGNVSLTKEAPGLKTVIVGLGWDARTTDGKPFDLDASAIGLGADGKAPADEYFVFFNNLRSPDGAIEHTGDNLTGEGGGDDEQIKVDLAGAPATLDRVVFPVSVYEADERGQSFGQVRNAFIRVVNAADNREIARYDLSEDASTETAMVFGELYRNGSDWKFRAVGQGYSAGLGGIARDFGINV; encoded by the coding sequence GTGGCTGTCAGCCTCAGCAAGGGCGGGAACGTCTCACTCACCAAGGAGGCCCCCGGGCTGAAGACGGTGATCGTCGGGCTGGGCTGGGACGCCCGCACCACCGACGGCAAGCCCTTCGACCTCGACGCCTCCGCGATCGGCCTCGGCGCCGACGGCAAGGCACCGGCCGACGAGTACTTCGTGTTCTTCAACAACCTGCGCAGCCCCGACGGCGCCATCGAGCACACCGGCGACAACCTCACCGGTGAGGGCGGCGGCGACGACGAGCAGATCAAGGTCGACCTCGCCGGCGCCCCGGCCACCCTGGACCGCGTGGTCTTCCCGGTCTCGGTCTACGAGGCCGACGAGCGCGGGCAGAGCTTCGGCCAGGTGCGCAACGCCTTCATCCGCGTGGTGAACGCCGCGGACAACCGCGAGATCGCCCGCTACGACCTCTCCGAGGACGCCTCCACCGAGACCGCCATGGTCTTCGGCGAGCTGTACCGCAACGGCAGCGACTGGAAGTTCCGCGCCGTGGGCCAGGGCTACTCCGCGGGCCTCGGCGGCATCGCCCGCGACTTCGGCATCAACGTCTGA
- a CDS encoding NAD(P)-dependent oxidoreductase, whose product MSAPVATDHPQIVAWLGLGAMGTPMAARLRAAGHDVRAYDPHGGPEVGAGTPALAAAGCDVLMVMVATPEQATQALFGEHGAAASLRPGSRVVLLGTLGPDWVRGLQLPDGVRVVDAPVSGGVTRAATGELLVMAAGARAEDTALLEVFGEVVPVGDEPGQGQAMKLVNQVLCGVHIAAAAEALALAERLGIDPRLAWDTVRQGAAASFMLEDRGARMVAGPDGTVRSAVQLFVKDLHLVLDEADRTGLQTPVAAAAARLFADAGDAGLLRADDARLFDHVRSGSGGDRQPPPDPQDD is encoded by the coding sequence GTGTCCGCACCCGTCGCCACCGACCACCCGCAGATCGTCGCCTGGCTGGGGCTGGGCGCCATGGGCACCCCGATGGCCGCGCGCCTGCGGGCAGCCGGGCACGACGTCCGGGCGTACGACCCCCACGGCGGTCCGGAGGTCGGCGCCGGGACCCCGGCGCTCGCCGCGGCCGGCTGCGACGTGCTGATGGTGATGGTCGCGACGCCGGAGCAGGCCACGCAGGCGCTGTTCGGCGAGCACGGCGCCGCCGCGTCCCTGCGGCCGGGCAGCCGGGTGGTCCTGCTCGGCACCCTCGGGCCCGACTGGGTGCGTGGGCTGCAGCTGCCCGACGGGGTCCGCGTCGTGGACGCGCCGGTCAGCGGCGGCGTCACGCGTGCGGCCACCGGCGAGCTGCTGGTCATGGCCGCCGGTGCACGGGCGGAGGACACCGCGCTGCTGGAGGTCTTCGGCGAGGTGGTCCCCGTCGGGGACGAGCCCGGGCAGGGCCAGGCGATGAAGCTGGTCAACCAGGTGCTGTGCGGGGTGCACATCGCCGCCGCCGCCGAGGCGCTGGCACTGGCGGAGCGACTGGGCATCGACCCGCGGCTGGCCTGGGACACGGTCCGCCAGGGCGCGGCGGCCTCCTTCATGCTCGAGGACCGGGGCGCCCGCATGGTCGCCGGGCCGGACGGCACCGTGCGCAGCGCCGTGCAGCTGTTCGTCAAGGACCTGCACCTGGTGCTGGACGAGGCCGACCGGACCGGCCTGCAGACGCCGGTCGCGGCTGCGGCGGCGCGGCTGTTCGCCGACGCGGGCGACGCCGGCCTGCTGCGGGCCGACGACGCCCGGCTGTTCGACCACGTGCGCTCCGGGTCGGGTGGCGACCGGCAGCCGCCACCCGACCCGCAGGACGACTAG
- a CDS encoding NAD(P)-dependent oxidoreductase produces the protein MTTLVTGAHGKVGRAAVQALLDDGQDVLATDLTRSSFERREPGTARYYQADLTDAGEAFAVVRGADTVVHVAAIPEPGGNPPHVVFQTNLMATFNVLEAAIRFGVKRFVYISSETVPGFFFPERPFLPEYAPVDELHPVRPQDPYALSKAFSEQLMDAAVQRSDIQVISLRPSWVQNVDNYERNLGPQIRDASVLSPNLWSYIDAYDLADAIVLSTKSELPGHEVFYIASPDNVGGHDFAAVLHQYYGDQIELRPLDRVDASGISSKLAMEKLGWTPKRSWRDYLDADGRALPKD, from the coding sequence ATGACCACTCTCGTCACCGGTGCGCACGGCAAGGTGGGGCGCGCCGCCGTCCAGGCCCTGCTCGACGACGGACAGGACGTCCTCGCGACCGACCTGACCCGCTCCAGCTTCGAGCGCCGCGAGCCCGGCACCGCCCGGTACTACCAGGCCGACCTCACCGACGCCGGTGAGGCGTTCGCCGTCGTGCGCGGCGCCGACACCGTCGTGCACGTCGCCGCCATCCCCGAGCCCGGCGGCAACCCGCCGCACGTGGTGTTCCAGACCAACCTGATGGCCACCTTCAACGTGCTGGAGGCCGCGATCCGGTTCGGGGTGAAGCGCTTCGTCTACATCTCCAGCGAGACCGTCCCGGGCTTCTTCTTCCCCGAGCGGCCCTTCCTGCCCGAGTACGCACCCGTCGACGAGCTGCACCCGGTCCGCCCGCAGGACCCCTACGCGCTGTCCAAGGCCTTCAGCGAGCAGCTGATGGACGCCGCGGTGCAGCGCTCGGACATCCAGGTCATCTCCCTGCGGCCCAGCTGGGTGCAGAACGTGGACAACTACGAGCGGAACCTCGGCCCGCAGATCCGGGACGCGTCGGTGCTCAGCCCGAACCTGTGGAGCTACATCGACGCCTACGACCTGGCCGACGCGATCGTGCTGTCCACGAAGTCCGAGCTGCCGGGCCACGAGGTCTTCTACATCGCCTCACCGGACAACGTCGGCGGCCACGACTTCGCCGCCGTCCTGCACCAGTACTACGGGGACCAGATCGAGCTGCGGCCCCTCGACCGGGTCGACGCCTCCGGCATCAGCTCCAAGCTGGCCATGGAGAAGCTGGGCTGGACCCCGAAGCGCTCGTGGCGCGACTACCTGGACGCCGACGGGCGCGCGCTGCCCAAGGACTAG
- a CDS encoding FadR/GntR family transcriptional regulator, whose product MGSRRALAEDLADEIVNDILAGTYPPHAPLPSETELAELAGVSRLTVREAVKALAAKSVVRVEHGRGTFVNPSDHWSVLDPVLLVARSSQGEDRLALPRKLIEARRVVEVAVAELAAERRSPEDVQLLEGSLADMRAAAEAQDTAAFVAADIAFHQQVMDAAGNTFLASLFDPLARILQLTRHQTSAHAPVRAHAIEHHERILEAVRRGTPTTAGRMMRDHMKQTERDMDTYVLDPGAAMLDIRAGDGRVGGPVGPRTTR is encoded by the coding sequence ATGGGCAGTCGACGAGCTCTGGCCGAGGACCTGGCCGACGAGATCGTCAACGACATCCTGGCCGGCACCTACCCACCGCACGCCCCGCTGCCGAGCGAGACCGAGCTGGCCGAGCTGGCCGGGGTCAGCCGGCTGACGGTGCGCGAGGCGGTCAAGGCGCTGGCGGCCAAGTCGGTCGTCCGGGTCGAGCACGGTCGGGGGACCTTCGTGAACCCCTCCGACCACTGGTCGGTCCTGGACCCCGTCCTGCTGGTCGCCCGCTCCTCCCAGGGTGAGGACCGGCTGGCGCTGCCGCGCAAGCTGATCGAGGCGCGGCGGGTGGTGGAGGTGGCGGTCGCCGAGCTCGCCGCCGAGCGGCGGTCGCCGGAGGACGTGCAGCTCCTGGAGGGCTCGCTGGCCGACATGCGGGCAGCGGCCGAGGCGCAGGACACGGCCGCGTTCGTGGCCGCCGACATCGCCTTCCACCAGCAGGTGATGGACGCCGCGGGCAACACGTTCCTGGCCTCGCTGTTCGACCCGCTGGCCCGGATCCTCCAGCTCACCCGGCACCAGACCAGCGCGCACGCGCCGGTCCGGGCACACGCCATCGAGCACCACGAGCGCATCCTCGAGGCCGTGCGCCGGGGGACCCCGACCACGGCCGGCCGGATGATGCGCGACCACATGAAGCAGACCGAGCGCGACATGGACACCTACGTGCTCGACCCCGGTGCGGCGATGCTGGACATCCGCGCCGGCGACGGACGTGTCGGTGGCCCGGTGGGCCCCCGCACCACCCGCTGA
- a CDS encoding ABC transporter permease, with protein sequence MSTVIGASAPPTAPQGAGDRSRNRLRAVLGAREAGLAAVVLVVVLFLALRAPFFLTSGNLIVVGRQASLSLIIAVGMTFVILAGGIDLSVGSTVALVSIMAGEFMVNMHVNYVLAAVLAVLVGVVVGLVNGAIVAASSIPPFVVTLGMLAVARGLALGITQGQTLSGLPADYLVLGQGSLAGIPIPIWIAVAVAVVAHLVLARTRFGRNVYFVGSNEQAATLSGIHVRRTKVVIFAIAGGLAGLEGIIETARLSVGQPAAGNGYELVAIGAVVIGGASLFGGQGSILGTVLGTLLLALIQNGLILLGISAYWQQVFSGVVIVAAVGLNMWRQTRGRGK encoded by the coding sequence GTGTCCACGGTGATCGGGGCCTCCGCGCCCCCCACAGCTCCCCAGGGTGCGGGCGACCGCTCCCGCAACCGCCTGCGCGCCGTGCTCGGGGCGCGCGAGGCAGGCCTCGCAGCCGTCGTGCTGGTGGTCGTGCTCTTCCTCGCCCTGCGGGCGCCCTTCTTCCTGACCAGCGGCAACCTCATCGTGGTGGGGCGCCAGGCGTCGCTGTCGCTGATCATCGCGGTCGGGATGACCTTCGTGATCCTGGCCGGGGGCATCGACCTGTCCGTCGGTTCGACGGTGGCGCTGGTCAGCATCATGGCCGGTGAGTTCATGGTGAACATGCACGTGAACTACGTGCTGGCCGCCGTCCTCGCGGTGCTCGTCGGGGTGGTGGTCGGCCTGGTCAACGGGGCCATCGTGGCGGCGTCGTCGATACCACCGTTCGTCGTCACGCTCGGCATGCTGGCCGTGGCCCGCGGGCTGGCGCTGGGGATCACCCAGGGCCAGACCCTGAGCGGGCTGCCGGCGGACTACCTCGTGCTGGGCCAGGGCTCGCTCGCCGGCATCCCGATCCCGATCTGGATCGCCGTGGCCGTGGCCGTGGTCGCCCACCTCGTCCTGGCGCGCACCCGGTTCGGTCGCAACGTGTACTTCGTGGGCTCCAACGAGCAGGCCGCGACCCTGTCGGGCATCCACGTGCGCCGCACGAAGGTGGTCATCTTCGCCATCGCCGGTGGGCTGGCCGGCCTGGAGGGCATCATCGAGACGGCCCGGCTCAGCGTCGGGCAGCCCGCGGCCGGCAACGGCTACGAGCTGGTGGCGATCGGGGCCGTGGTCATCGGTGGGGCCAGCCTCTTCGGTGGGCAGGGCAGCATCCTGGGCACCGTCCTGGGGACCCTGCTGCTCGCCCTCATCCAGAACGGCCTGATCCTGCTCGGGATCTCCGCCTACTGGCAGCAGGTCTTCAGCGGTGTCGTCATCGTGGCCGCGGTCGGGCTGAACATGTGGCGGCAGACGCGCGGGCGGGGCAAGTGA